The Candidatus Neomarinimicrobiota bacterium genomic interval ATTGGCTGCGTAGGTGCGTGGCGTAGGAATTTCAAAACCTTCTTCACGCAACCCATCAAGGTGGAACTCAATAGCCTGTCTCATACTCTCTTCCACCTCTTCTTTCGTTCTACCCGTAGACACGCAACCTGGGATATCTGGTGAATATGCTGAAAAACCCGTTTTCGCTTCTTCAATTACAATTAGGTAGTTCATTTTTTCAACCCTGCCTGCTTTAGAATATTGTTTAGAGTTCCTGGTGCAAGTTCATCATTGGGTCTGCCTGGAATAGTCACCAACCCTGTCTTCGTTGGATACTGATGATGACTTCCACGAGTTCTGATCAAATACCATCCATCTTCACTAATCAATTTGGTAATCTCACGAACCTTCACGAAACAAAATATGCGGTAGTTCTGTCATAGTGACAAAGTGTCCGCCTAACGGCTGCGAGCTAAGCGGCCGGGGGTCATTTCCTTGCCTGCCGTGTCAAGTACCCGCGAACAGACTTACTCTTGCTTCTGCCGCTGAATCCCCGGTCCGCTCCAGCGAGTGGTTAGGTGGCGGCAAAGTCACTCGATCATGCGCCAACCTTTGTTGGCACGATCCACGCCCAGTCTTGTCACCTCGCTCATATCGACATTGCCGTCAGGCCCCCGCTTTATCCCGTAGACTGTGCCTGGGAAATCCAGCTCCCGCTGGATTCGCCAGATCTGGTCGTGCTCGTCTGGAGGAAAGACGGTTGCTGGATTACCAACCGCTACCCAGCCGATCGGTACGGTCGCTCCTGAGGCCAACCTTGTATTCACGTGAACAATACCGTTGATACGAACCTCTGCATCGGCCTCGATGGAAGCTCCGTGGAACACCGTAACTCCAGTAGCGAGGAACACGTTGTCTTGCACGGTGCAGCCATAGAGAGCTGAGTGTGCTCCTACAAGGACCGAGTCACCGATGTGGACGGGATGCTTTGATGAGCTAC includes:
- a CDS encoding gamma carbonic anhydrase family protein; translated protein: SSSKHPVHIGDSVLVGAHSALYGCTVQDNVFLATGVTVFHGASIEADAEVRINGIVHVNTRLASGATVPIGWVAVGNPATVFPPDEHDQIWRIQRELDFPGTVYGIKRGPDGNVDMSEVTRLGVDRANKGWRMIE
- a CDS encoding type II toxin-antitoxin system HicB family antitoxin, which codes for MNYLIVIEEAKTGFSAYSPDIPGCVSTGRTKEEVEESMRQAIEFHLDGLREEGFEIPTPRTYAANVKVPA
- a CDS encoding type II toxin-antitoxin system HicA family toxin, translating into MKVREITKLISEDGWYLIRTRGSHHQYPTKTGLVTIPGRPNDELAPGTLNNILKQAGLKK